The Hylaeus volcanicus isolate JK05 unplaced genomic scaffold, UHH_iyHylVolc1.0_haploid 11611, whole genome shotgun sequence genome has a segment encoding these proteins:
- the LOC128882410 gene encoding uncharacterized protein LOC128882410, whose product MRSMMLYGAPVWASDAMASRRIKQLLRRLERRMAIRVIRGYRTISYVAVQALAGEIPSNCRLPALFGGFRRSQRWRRSRNSKASPGHIRLALATWRLELSSHAGERVAGALLPHLKRWRERRHGRLTCRATQVFTGHGCFGVYLCRIGKEAAAACHHCGEEEDSAQHTLEECPAFSSMPNQA is encoded by the coding sequence ATGCGGTCTATGATGCTGTACGGGGCCCCAGTATGGGCCTCGGACGCGATGGCAAGCCGGCGCATTAAACAGCTGCTGCGCCGGCTGGAGAGGCGGATGGCCATAAGGGTCATCCGCGGATACCGCACCATCTCCTACGTGGCGGTGCAAGCTCTGGCGGGTGAAATACCTTCGAACTGCAGGCTACCCGCCTTGTTCGGAGGATTCCGCCGGAGCCAGAGATGGAGACGGTCGAGGAATTCGAAGGCCAGCCCTGGCCATATCCGACTGGCGCTCGCGACTTGGCGTCTGGAGCTGAGCTCCCACGCCGGCGAGCGCGTCGCCGGGGCTCTCTTGCCACACCTCAAAAGGTGGAGGGAGAGGCGGCATGGTAGGCTCACCTGCCGGGCGACGCAGGTATTCACCGGGCATGGCTGCTTCGGTGTCTATCTGTGTCGCATAGGGAAGGAAGCGGCGGCAGCCTGCCACCACTGTGGCGAGGAGGAAGACTCGGCGCAGCACACGCTGGAGGAATGCCCCGCCTTTTCAAGCATGCCAAATCAGGCATGA